A stretch of Sulfurimonas autotrophica DSM 16294 DNA encodes these proteins:
- a CDS encoding HD domain-containing protein — MNKINNKIFSYPFLDSLFFMQNEWHQHGVIVHTLRVTYYALKAGDFKFFAAGLLHDVGKPFTAFKKDEEDYEFNEWSFTDHEERSYQIIKSWPFISEYTKKIVRYHYLIRDIKKSKKEDPKRYAQKKMIWDALDEDLQEDLRRFLHYDDLGKGKKRRN; from the coding sequence ATGAATAAAATAAACAATAAAATATTTTCATATCCTTTTTTGGACTCGCTCTTTTTTATGCAAAATGAATGGCACCAACATGGCGTAATAGTGCATACACTCCGTGTAACTTACTATGCACTCAAAGCAGGGGATTTTAAGTTTTTTGCTGCAGGGCTTTTACATGATGTTGGAAAGCCTTTTACTGCTTTTAAAAAAGATGAAGAAGATTATGAATTTAATGAGTGGAGTTTTACGGATCATGAAGAGCGAAGTTATCAAATAATAAAAAGCTGGCCTTTTATCAGTGAATACACTAAAAAGATTGTACGGTATCATTACCTCATTCGAGATATAAAAAAATCAAAAAAAGAAGATCCAAAAAGATATGCTCAAAAAAAAATGATTTGGGATGCTTTAGACGAAGATTTACAAGAAGATTTACGAAGATTTTTGCATTATGATGATTTGGGTAAAGGTAAAAAAAGAAGAAATTAA
- a CDS encoding tyrosine-type recombinase/integrase yields MSNELEAFLEYITVTRALSKKSVEAYKSDLCAIEKKLSKPLICLDTQKLMSVLFSYKNKRTLNRKLSSVNAFFEFCYKQHFSSQKTKLKFAKIPKLLPKFLSYEDILSGLDLIDRTNWIGKRDYALILFLYASGTRISECLELMLGDIEEGWLHVRHAKGEKERIVPLAKVAKKAVDEYMFASAINKEYVWCNYQGGKLSRISAYKITQKYLGVSPHVLRHSYATSLIRGGADLRVVQELLGHASLLTTQIYTHIQKQDLKDTVEVCHPMAKEKI; encoded by the coding sequence ATGTCTAATGAATTAGAAGCCTTTTTAGAGTATATTACTGTAACAAGAGCTTTGAGTAAAAAAAGTGTAGAGGCCTATAAAAGTGACCTCTGCGCAATTGAAAAAAAACTCTCTAAACCGCTCATCTGTCTTGATACACAAAAACTTATGAGTGTTTTGTTTTCATATAAAAATAAACGTACACTCAACAGAAAACTTTCCTCTGTCAATGCTTTTTTTGAATTTTGTTATAAGCAGCATTTTAGCAGTCAAAAGACAAAACTGAAATTTGCAAAAATCCCTAAACTTCTTCCGAAATTTTTGTCTTATGAAGATATACTGAGTGGTCTGGATTTGATAGACAGAACAAACTGGATAGGCAAACGCGACTATGCACTTATACTTTTTTTATATGCGAGCGGTACGCGAATAAGTGAATGTTTAGAACTTATGCTAGGTGATATAGAAGAGGGATGGTTACATGTAAGGCATGCAAAGGGAGAAAAAGAGAGAATAGTGCCTTTGGCAAAAGTCGCAAAAAAAGCAGTAGATGAATATATGTTTGCAAGTGCTATAAATAAAGAATATGTTTGGTGTAACTATCAAGGAGGCAAACTCAGCCGGATATCTGCATACAAAATAACACAAAAGTATCTTGGTGTTTCTCCTCATGTATTGCGTCACTCTTATGCGACTTCACTGATTCGAGGCGGAGCTGATTTACGGGTAGTACAGGAACTTTTAGGACATGCTTCATTGCTGACAACCCAAATATATACCCATATTCAAAAACAGGATTTAAAAGATACTGTAGAAGTTTGCCACCCTATGGCTAAGGAGAAGATATGA
- the gatC gene encoding Asp-tRNA(Asn)/Glu-tRNA(Gln) amidotransferase subunit GatC, with product MQVDDALLTRLEKLSFLHVSDDKRKEIVSQLSEIVSFVDNLSELNTEGVDDTFAMNDKATPLREDTPHCDSSISEEILIHAPNSADNFFIVPKIIE from the coding sequence ATGCAAGTAGATGATGCACTATTAACAAGATTGGAAAAATTATCTTTTTTACATGTAAGTGATGATAAACGTAAAGAAATTGTATCACAACTCTCAGAAATCGTAAGTTTTGTAGACAATTTAAGTGAGCTAAATACAGAAGGGGTAGATGATACTTTTGCTATGAACGACAAAGCAACCCCGCTAAGAGAAGATACTCCTCACTGCGACTCATCCATTAGTGAAGAAATTTTAATACATGCTCCAAACAGTGCAGACAACTTTTTTATTGTTCCAAAAATCATAGAGTAA
- a CDS encoding arsenate reductase family protein, with amino-acid sequence MIKVYGIKNCDSVKKALSFFKKHNVEYELFDFKTQELPCEKIQDWVSKVSIKPLFNARSTTYRNLKLKELNLNEVQQQEWLCKENLLIKRPVIEYNDNVIVGFNEEQYQRSFS; translated from the coding sequence ATGATAAAAGTTTATGGCATTAAAAATTGCGACAGTGTCAAAAAGGCACTCTCATTTTTTAAAAAACATAATGTAGAATATGAACTTTTCGACTTTAAAACACAAGAACTTCCTTGTGAAAAAATACAAGACTGGGTTTCAAAGGTCAGTATAAAACCTCTCTTTAACGCCAGAAGCACTACCTATAGAAATCTAAAACTAAAAGAATTAAACCTTAATGAAGTCCAGCAGCAAGAGTGGCTCTGTAAAGAAAATCTACTCATAAAACGCCCCGTAATTGAGTATAATGATAATGTCATTGTAGGATTTAATGAAGAACAATATCAAAGGAGTTTCTCATGA